One Helicoverpa zea isolate HzStark_Cry1AcR chromosome 20, ilHelZeax1.1, whole genome shotgun sequence genomic region harbors:
- the LOC124640384 gene encoding protein O-mannosyl-transferase 2, whose protein sequence is MSEKKKSSAATLPSNKIWWITFGILCGATFLTRFYKVLEPDHVCWDETHFGKMASWYINRTFFFDVHPPLGKMLIALSGKLTGYDGTFPFEKPGDKYEGARYEGMRLFCTTLGALIIPLTFLTVWEMTKSLECTLIGTMLLLCDVGFLTLNRYILLDPILLFFMSCSIYGAFKVRTLTDEGLPPFSPRMLSWQLFLGASLACTMSVKFVGLFVVLFVGLRTIADLWNVLGDLSQPVSLTVKHLTGRSVTLILWPIMLYVFFFWIHLTVLSKSGNGDGFYSSGFQARLEGNSLHNASAPKTVAYGALISLKNHRTGGGYLHSHHHLYPSGVGAKQQQVTTYTHKDDNNRWIIKPYDKEQVEGTVMVRSGDLVRLTHAPTGRNLHSHRERAPLTTKYMQVTGYGEDGVGDANDVWKIVISGGKDGEEVQTVRSKLMFVHYLQACVLTTTGKQLPKWGYEQQEVACNPNLRDKNALWNVEDNLFDDLPKVSFESYSSGFIERFFESHAVMFQGNAGLKPKEGEVTSQPWQWPINYRGQFFSGSSHRIYLLGNPVVWWGNLVFLAIFFVIYIVNSVREKRAEAFGTPLPDGKSRELLNAAGWTFTGWALHYVPFWAMGRVLYFHHYFPALVFSSMLTGILTEYLLTSIKNFLSPELGKTVYHCIIGLVVSTTIYSFYLFAPLAYGMNGPLAHEPNSTMAGLKWLETWEF, encoded by the exons ATGAGTGAAAAGAAGAAATCTAGTGCCGCGACACTGCCGAGTAACAAAAT ATGGTGGATAACATTTGGAATATTGTGTGGTGCTACATTTCTCACAAGATTTTACAAAGTTTTGGAACCTGATCATGTgtg TTGGGATGAAACTCACTTTGGTAAAATGGCAAGCTGGTACATAAACAGGACATTCTTCTTTGATGTGCATCCACCACTTGGCAAG ATGCTGATTGCATTATCGGGTAAACTGACTGGTTATGATGGTACATTTCCATTTGAGAAGCCGGGGGACAAGTATGAGGGTGCTCGGTATGAGGGAATGAGACTG ttctgTACAACTCTAGGAGCTTTAATAATTCCATTGACTTTTTTGACTGTTTGGGAAATGACTAAATCACTGGAGTGCACATTAATTGGCACCATGCTATTGTTGTGTG aTGTGGGCTTTTTGACTCTGAATAGATATATACTGCTAGATCCTATATTACTGTTCTTTATGAGCTGTTCCATATATGGAGCATTCAAG GTCCGAACGCTAACAGACGAGGGTCTTCCCCCGTTCTCGCCGCGCATGTTGTCATGGCAACTGTTCTTAGGCGCGTCGCTCGCGTGCACCATGTCCGTCAAGTTTGTGGGCCTGTTCGTCGTCTTGTTTGTTGGTTTGCGCACTATTGCTGATCTGTGGAACGTGCTTGGAGATTTGAGTCAGCCTgtt agccTAACTGTAAAGCATTTGACTGGTAGATCAGTAACGTTAATCCTGTGGCCGATAATGCTCTATGTTTTCTTCTTTTGGATACATCTTACTGTTCTTAGTAAAAG TGGTAATGGCGACGGTTTCTACTCATCCGGTTTCCAAGCCCGGTTGGAAGGCAACAGTTTGCACAACGCGAGTGCGCCGAAGACCGTCGCGTATGGCGCGCTAATATCCCTGAAGAATCATCGAACTGGTGGAGGGTATCTAcattctcatcatcatctgtacCCTTCAGGAGTTGGGGCTAAGCAGCAGCAG GTAACAACCTACACTCACAAGGACGACAACAACCGCTGGATCATAAAGCCCTATGACAAGGAACAAGTGGAGGGGACAGTAATGGTCAGGAGCGGGGATCTAGTGCGCCTGACGCATGCGCCGACCGGACGCAACCTGCACTCGCACCGCGAGAGGGCGCCGCTCACCACTAAGTATATGCAAGTCACTGGTTATGGGGAG GACGGTGTCGGCGATGCAAATGATGTCTGGAAGATCGTAATATCTGGTGGAAAAGATGGTGAAGAAGTACAGACAGTCAGAAGCAAGCTTATGTTCGTGCATTATTTGCAG gCATGCGTCCTAACCACAACAGGCAAGCAGCTACCTAAGTGGGGTTACGAACAGCAAGAAGTGGCGTGCAACCCTAACTTACGCGATAAGAATGCGTTGTGGAATGTAGAGGACAATCTATTTGACGACC TTCCTAAGGTGAGCTTCGAGTCATACTCGTCAGGCTTTATAGAGCGCTTCTTCGAGTCTCACGCAGTCATGTTCCAAGGGAACGCGGGACTCAAGCCCAAGGAGGGGGAAGTGACGTCACAGCCGTGGCAGTGGCCTATTAATTATAGG GGTCAGTTCTTCTCAGGCAGTTCCCACAGGATCTACCTGCTGGGCAACCCGGTGGTGTGGTGGGGGAACCTGGTGTTCCTCGCGATATTCTTCGTGATATACATCGTCAACTCCGTCAGGGAGAAGAGGGCGGAGGCTTTTGGTACTCCTCTACCTG ATGGCAAAAGCCGAGAGCTGCTAAACGCAGCAGGGTGGACGTTCACGGGGTGGGCGCTGCACTACGTGCCGTTCTGGGCGATGGGCCGGGTGCTGTACTTCCATCACTACTTCCCGGCGCTCGTGTTCAGCTCCATGCTCACAG GTATCCTTACCGAATACCTGCTGACCAGCATCAAGAATTTCCTGAGCCCTGAACTCGGGAAGACAGTGTACCACTGCATCATAGGACTAGTGGTGTCAACGACAATCTATAGTTTTTATCTCTTCGCGCCTTTAGCTTATGGCATGAACGGCCCTTTGGCTCATGAGCCGAATTCCACTATGGCCGGGTTGAAATGGCTTGAGACTTGGGAGTTTTAG